One window of Phycisphaeraceae bacterium genomic DNA carries:
- a CDS encoding prepilin-type N-terminal cleavage/methylation domain-containing protein, which translates to MKTPRKTRAFSLIELLIAIGIIGLLISLSLPALAKARLLARQTKGLANVRSVGMTFSQYAGQYRTYPFIQPGAPIQGPRGPVPVPEGMIGTQWINPNAMIITSDPFEMEWMWAGPVSRFVDPEQNYPIWVSPGLPQQLPQNDDLEAREQISLRLSNAFIAKPELFGENPKDDPKMIAPVKPEDVLSPSSKVMLFDAHVAYYTKRPAIVDSHYDAPAPMVFADGHGDAKDPVQAKESVPNIMRENRNVKLHSTKNGIKGQDY; encoded by the coding sequence ATGAAGACTCCTCGGAAAACCCGCGCGTTTTCACTGATCGAATTGCTGATCGCGATCGGGATCATCGGGCTACTTATTTCGCTCTCGCTCCCGGCGCTCGCAAAGGCCCGGCTGCTGGCGCGCCAGACCAAGGGACTCGCGAATGTGCGTTCGGTCGGCATGACGTTTTCGCAGTACGCGGGTCAGTATCGCACCTACCCGTTCATTCAGCCCGGCGCTCCGATCCAAGGCCCGCGCGGCCCGGTGCCGGTCCCGGAAGGAATGATCGGCACGCAATGGATCAATCCAAATGCGATGATCATCACGAGCGATCCGTTCGAGATGGAGTGGATGTGGGCAGGTCCCGTTTCGCGATTTGTCGATCCCGAGCAGAACTACCCGATTTGGGTCTCGCCGGGACTGCCTCAGCAGCTTCCGCAGAACGATGATCTCGAGGCACGCGAGCAGATCTCCTTGCGTCTGTCCAATGCGTTCATCGCGAAGCCCGAGCTGTTCGGCGAGAACCCGAAAGACGATCCGAAGATGATCGCTCCGGTGAAGCCCGAAGACGTGCTGAGCCCGTCGAGCAAGGTGATGCTGTTCGATGCGCACGTCGCGTACTACACCAAGCGCCCGGCAATCGTCGACTCGCACTACGACGCGCCGGCGCCGATGGTGTTCGCCGATGGCCACGGCGACGCGAAGGACCCGGTCCAGGCGAAGGAAAGCGTTCCGAACATCATGCGCGAGAATCGCAACGTCAAGTTGCATTCGACAAAGAACGGCATCAAGGGTCAGGACTATTAG
- a CDS encoding type II secretion system protein, producing the protein MKSKGFTLVEILIVVVILGILAAIVVPQYASATDDAKKTATVDQLVKLRQAVSLYYYQNKSKFPSVTSGDGTWGELMTAGYFKVPPANLYVEGPNGTVITLGSSPDSAPTTSYGWIFNPATGDVWAASFDGFDKPLP; encoded by the coding sequence ATGAAAAGCAAGGGATTCACCCTCGTCGAAATCCTGATTGTCGTCGTGATCCTCGGGATCCTTGCGGCGATAGTCGTGCCCCAATACGCGAGCGCGACAGATGACGCGAAGAAGACGGCGACTGTGGATCAGCTTGTCAAGTTGCGCCAGGCGGTCAGCCTCTATTACTACCAGAACAAGTCGAAGTTTCCATCTGTGACTTCAGGAGACGGAACCTGGGGTGAATTAATGACGGCCGGCTATTTCAAAGTTCCGCCGGCCAATCTCTACGTGGAGGGGCCGAACGGAACTGTTATCACCCTTGGCTCCAGCCCGGATTCCGCACCGACGACGTCGTACGGCTGGATTTTCAATCCAGCCACGGGCGATGTGTGGGCCGCGTCTTTCGACGGATTCGACAAACCCTTGCCGTAG
- a CDS encoding ABC transporter ATP-binding protein yields MTSPLVKLHDIRRTFHMGEISVHVLRGISLEIERGAYVALTGSSGSGKTTLMNLLGCLDRPTSGEYWLDGIEVSRLSADARAMIRNKKIGFVFQNFNLLPRTTALEQVIMPLAYTATGLSDREAKARAADLLKMVGLGERMDHRPSQLSGGQQQRVAIARALINHPPVLFADEPTGNLDSHTTAEILEMFDRLNREEGITIILVTHDPNVAGHARRNIRLRDGMVESDTVREGPPPGRSTPEESAERQVA; encoded by the coding sequence ATGACTTCCCCTCTCGTCAAACTCCATGACATCCGGCGCACGTTTCACATGGGCGAGATCAGCGTCCACGTGCTCCGCGGCATCTCGCTCGAGATCGAGCGCGGCGCCTACGTCGCCCTCACCGGCTCTTCCGGCTCCGGTAAGACCACGCTCATGAATCTGCTCGGCTGTCTCGACCGACCGACCTCGGGCGAATACTGGCTCGATGGAATCGAAGTCTCGCGCCTGTCCGCCGATGCCCGCGCGATGATCCGAAACAAGAAAATCGGCTTTGTCTTCCAGAACTTCAATCTCCTGCCGCGCACGACGGCGCTCGAGCAGGTCATCATGCCGCTCGCGTACACCGCGACTGGACTGAGCGATCGCGAAGCGAAGGCCCGCGCCGCCGACCTCCTGAAGATGGTCGGCCTCGGCGAGCGCATGGACCACCGGCCCAGCCAGTTGTCCGGCGGCCAGCAGCAGCGCGTGGCAATCGCCCGCGCGCTCATCAATCATCCGCCGGTCCTCTTCGCCGACGAACCGACAGGAAATCTCGATTCGCACACCACGGCGGAAATCCTCGAGATGTTCGACCGTCTCAACCGCGAAGAAGGCATCACCATCATCCTCGTGACGCACGATCCCAACGTCGCGGGGCACGCGAGGCGGAACATCCGCCTGCGCGACGGCATGGTCGAATCCGACACCGTCCGCGAAGGCCCGCCGCCCGGACGTTCCACTCCCGAAGAGAGCGCGGAAAGGCAGGTCGCATGA
- a CDS encoding SPFH domain-containing protein, with protein MDFWKKLKGELIDIVEWLDDSRDTLVYRFERMNNEIKYGAKLIVRESQVAVFVDQGKIADVFQPGIYTLETKNLPILSTLLGWKYGFESPFKAEVYFVNTRQFTDCKWGTSNPIMLRDAEFGPMRLRAYGTYAFRVADAGALVKEVAGTAGRFTADGITDQLRNFIVTCFTDALAESKVPALDLASNYEELSSLIASKIRPPFKTYGIDVTAFLIENISLPPEVEAALDKRTSMGVIGDMGKFTQFQTATAIGDAAKNPSGGGMAQGMGIGAGFAMANQMAGAISGSNAAPPPIPGVAAPKYFVAIDGKQAGPFDMATLAQLGNSGKLTAQTLVWKHGMSAWAAASDVPELAPALGSNPPPLP; from the coding sequence ATGGATTTCTGGAAAAAGCTCAAGGGTGAACTCATTGACATCGTCGAGTGGCTCGACGATTCGCGCGACACGCTCGTCTACCGCTTCGAGCGGATGAACAACGAGATCAAGTACGGGGCCAAGCTCATCGTCCGCGAGAGCCAGGTCGCCGTCTTCGTCGATCAGGGCAAAATCGCCGACGTTTTTCAGCCCGGCATCTACACGCTCGAAACCAAGAACCTCCCCATCCTCTCGACACTCCTGGGCTGGAAATACGGCTTCGAATCGCCCTTCAAGGCCGAGGTCTACTTCGTCAACACCCGCCAGTTCACCGACTGCAAGTGGGGGACCTCCAACCCCATCATGCTCCGCGACGCCGAGTTCGGCCCCATGCGCCTCCGCGCCTACGGCACCTACGCGTTCAGAGTCGCCGACGCCGGCGCGCTCGTCAAGGAAGTCGCCGGAACCGCCGGCCGTTTCACCGCCGACGGCATCACCGACCAGCTCCGCAACTTCATCGTCACCTGCTTCACCGATGCACTCGCTGAAAGCAAAGTCCCCGCGCTCGACCTTGCCAGCAATTACGAGGAACTTTCCTCGCTGATTGCCAGCAAGATCCGCCCGCCCTTCAAAACCTACGGCATCGATGTCACCGCATTCCTCATCGAGAACATCTCGCTCCCGCCCGAGGTCGAAGCCGCGCTCGACAAGCGCACCAGCATGGGCGTGATCGGCGACATGGGCAAGTTCACGCAGTTCCAGACCGCCACAGCTATCGGCGACGCCGCCAAAAACCCCAGCGGCGGCGGCATGGCGCAAGGCATGGGAATCGGGGCCGGTTTTGCGATGGCGAACCAGATGGCCGGCGCGATTTCCGGTTCGAACGCCGCTCCGCCCCCGATTCCCGGTGTTGCCGCACCGAAGTACTTCGTCGCCATCGACGGAAAGCAAGCGGGTCCGTTCGACATGGCCACGCTCGCTCAGCTCGGCAATTCCGGCAAACTCACCGCTCAGACACTCGTCTGGAAACACGGCATGTCCGCCTGGGCCGCGGCATCCGATGTCCCCGAACTCGCACCGGCGCTCGGAAGCAATCCACCTCCGCTCCCCTAG
- a CDS encoding tetratricopeptide repeat protein — MRYALLVLVSMLLVGCTGHGVSTRRESSAAKERLAAMKSAMEWQSAKQQLLAGNTEKALQAIDRSLGLNPNVAKSHVLKGRILMEQGDLEGALNWFGTAEGLDPENVEAQYYSAVVYERLKQPEESLARYRRASDLEPSNPQYVIAAAEVLIDQGKLDEAETELTSHRASFANNPGVNQTLGHIAMIRNKSEDALNYFEEARLAAPDDLAIQSDVIGAEIACKKFADAEHNISKLMKQRGYEDRRDLQLQRARCLVELDRPMDAREVLVKLTNSDGGSSDVDAWIELGKVSYKLKDINRARTAAARLVAIAPERPEGYQLRAMVFRRVGSMDQAHDNAVRAVAIAPTAENYVLLGMIERQRGNMGDASLCFAEALKIEPNNTRAVMQMSEIRNGGAATAVAGVPDGE, encoded by the coding sequence ATGCGTTACGCCCTGCTTGTTCTGGTTTCAATGCTGCTGGTCGGATGCACCGGGCATGGTGTTTCGACGCGTCGCGAGAGCAGTGCCGCGAAGGAGCGGCTGGCCGCGATGAAATCGGCGATGGAATGGCAGAGCGCCAAGCAGCAACTTCTTGCGGGAAACACGGAGAAGGCGCTGCAGGCGATCGACCGGTCGCTGGGTCTGAACCCGAATGTCGCCAAGAGCCACGTGCTCAAGGGCCGCATCCTGATGGAGCAGGGCGACCTCGAGGGCGCGCTCAACTGGTTCGGAACGGCGGAAGGGCTTGATCCCGAGAACGTGGAAGCGCAGTACTACAGCGCCGTGGTCTACGAGCGGCTGAAGCAGCCCGAAGAATCGCTCGCGCGGTACCGGCGCGCTTCGGACCTTGAACCGAGCAACCCGCAATATGTCATCGCGGCGGCCGAAGTGCTGATCGACCAGGGAAAGCTGGACGAAGCGGAGACGGAACTGACGAGCCATCGCGCGAGCTTCGCGAACAACCCGGGAGTCAATCAGACGCTCGGCCACATCGCGATGATCCGGAACAAGAGCGAGGATGCGCTGAATTACTTCGAAGAAGCGCGGCTGGCGGCGCCGGACGATCTCGCGATTCAGTCGGACGTGATCGGCGCCGAGATCGCCTGCAAGAAGTTCGCCGATGCGGAACACAACATCAGCAAGCTGATGAAGCAGAGGGGGTATGAGGATCGTCGCGATCTGCAGCTGCAGCGGGCGCGATGCCTCGTCGAGCTCGATCGGCCGATGGATGCACGCGAGGTTCTTGTGAAGCTGACGAACTCCGACGGCGGGTCATCCGACGTTGATGCGTGGATCGAACTCGGCAAGGTGAGCTACAAGCTCAAGGACATCAACCGGGCACGGACCGCGGCGGCACGCCTTGTCGCCATCGCACCCGAACGGCCCGAGGGCTATCAGCTCCGCGCGATGGTCTTCCGGCGCGTCGGCTCGATGGATCAGGCCCACGACAACGCCGTCCGCGCTGTCGCGATCGCCCCCACCGCCGAGAACTACGTGCTGCTCGGAATGATCGAGCGACAGCGCGGCAATATGGGCGATGCGAGCCTGTGCTTCGCCGAGGCGCTCAAGATCGAACCGAACAACACGCGCGCCGTGATGCAGATGTCGGAAATCAGGAACGGCGGCGCCGCAACTGCAGTCGCGGGAGTCCCCGACGGCGAGTGA
- a CDS encoding efflux RND transporter periplasmic adaptor subunit, which translates to MKKLVVWLIVLGLLGGGGAYAWQMYKARAKPDSSVYRTAPVRKADIISSISATGTVVPEDVVDVGAQVNGQIASFGNGKDGKPVDYRSEVDAGMVLANIDDALFKADVSTAEAQLAQAKAQVLVAEANRAQSQAKLDQAERDWARAQKLGQSKAISQADFDAAKSAYEQGTATISLSDASIAQSKASVAIAEASLLRARRNLAYCTITAPVSGVVIDRRVEIGQTVVASLNAPSLFLLAKDLTKMKVLVQVNEADIGHVIPGHPVTFTVDAFPGQTFKGEVRKVRLNATMTQNVVTYTAEIATDNPDKKLLPYLTANVRFIVEEARDALAVPNAALRWSPSVEPAANTGPGGASSASSPPNASAPAAQTGDTGRPRNGQRRQGPREGEAQSENAAPRRERTAERKGTVWVLDENGLRSVEVKIGISDGLVTAVENPDLKEGELVVVGEAVAGSASGATTNPFAPASPFGGRGGGRGGR; encoded by the coding sequence ATGAAGAAGCTGGTCGTTTGGTTGATTGTGCTGGGTCTTTTGGGTGGCGGCGGGGCGTACGCGTGGCAGATGTACAAGGCGCGGGCCAAGCCCGACTCCTCGGTCTATCGCACCGCGCCTGTCCGCAAGGCCGACATCATCTCCAGCATCTCCGCAACCGGCACAGTCGTTCCCGAGGATGTCGTGGACGTCGGCGCCCAGGTGAACGGCCAAATCGCCAGCTTCGGCAACGGCAAAGACGGCAAGCCGGTGGACTACCGCTCCGAGGTCGATGCGGGCATGGTCCTCGCGAATATCGACGACGCGCTCTTTAAAGCCGATGTCTCGACTGCTGAAGCGCAGCTCGCGCAGGCCAAGGCGCAGGTTCTTGTCGCCGAGGCCAACCGCGCGCAATCGCAGGCCAAGCTCGATCAGGCCGAGCGCGACTGGGCCCGCGCCCAGAAGCTCGGTCAGAGCAAGGCGATCTCGCAGGCCGACTTTGATGCCGCCAAGTCCGCGTACGAACAAGGCACGGCCACTATCTCGCTTTCCGACGCTTCGATCGCACAATCGAAGGCTTCGGTTGCGATCGCCGAAGCCTCGCTGCTCCGCGCCCGCCGCAATCTCGCTTACTGCACGATCACCGCCCCCGTCAGCGGCGTTGTAATCGACCGTCGCGTCGAGATCGGCCAGACCGTGGTCGCCAGCCTCAACGCCCCCAGCCTCTTCCTTCTCGCCAAAGACCTCACGAAAATGAAGGTGCTTGTCCAGGTGAACGAGGCCGACATCGGACACGTGATCCCCGGTCACCCGGTGACTTTCACCGTTGATGCCTTCCCCGGCCAGACGTTCAAGGGCGAAGTCCGCAAGGTTCGCCTCAACGCGACGATGACACAGAACGTCGTCACCTACACCGCCGAGATCGCGACCGACAATCCCGACAAAAAGCTTCTTCCTTATCTCACCGCCAACGTTCGCTTCATCGTCGAAGAAGCACGCGACGCGCTCGCGGTTCCCAATGCCGCGCTCCGCTGGTCTCCATCTGTCGAGCCCGCTGCGAACACCGGCCCCGGAGGCGCTTCATCCGCCTCTTCGCCGCCCAACGCGTCTGCGCCCGCGGCACAAACCGGCGACACCGGCCGCCCACGAAACGGTCAGCGCCGACAAGGGCCGCGCGAGGGAGAAGCGCAATCCGAAAACGCCGCACCGAGGCGCGAACGCACCGCGGAGCGCAAAGGCACAGTCTGGGTGCTCGATGAAAACGGCCTGCGCTCGGTCGAGGTCAAAATCGGAATCTCCGACGGCCTCGTCACCGCCGTTGAAAACCCCGATCTCAAAGAAGGCGAACTCGTTGTCGTCGGCGAAGCCGTCGCTGGTTCCGCTTCCGGCGCCACAACCAATCCGTTCGCACCGGCCAGCCCCTTCGGTGGTCGTGGCGGAGGCAGAGGGGGACGCTGA
- a CDS encoding prepilin-type N-terminal cleavage/methylation domain-containing protein: MLKQTIRKGFTLVEILIVVVILGILAAIVVPQFTNATQDAQAGNIKAQLDTLNNQLELFRARETTHAYPTAADYAAASTSNPAYTTWGTLIDRGYVKAPPVNPVNGSSTVIFSAAGDAAAGWYFDAATNTLKASYFDGDKITPGTP; encoded by the coding sequence ATGTTGAAGCAGACGATTCGCAAGGGTTTTACGCTGGTCGAAATTCTGATCGTGGTGGTCATCCTGGGCATTCTGGCGGCGATCGTTGTGCCGCAGTTCACGAACGCCACGCAGGATGCACAGGCGGGCAACATCAAGGCCCAGCTCGACACGCTGAATAATCAGCTCGAGTTGTTCCGCGCTCGCGAAACGACCCACGCCTATCCGACGGCTGCTGACTACGCGGCAGCGTCCACCTCGAATCCGGCCTATACGACTTGGGGCACGCTGATTGACAGGGGCTACGTGAAGGCGCCCCCGGTCAACCCGGTGAACGGCAGCTCGACCGTCATTTTCTCGGCGGCGGGCGATGCGGCGGCGGGCTGGTACTTCGATGCTGCCACCAACACCCTGAAGGCAAGCTACTTCGACGGCGACAAGATCACGCCGGGCACTCCCTGA
- a CDS encoding prolyl oligopeptidase family serine peptidase, translating to MKTTPPERFKQFPRDLASAARVDRLGPDVPAVLAHPDWKSPAPLVLWMHGRTANKELDPGRFLRWIRAGIAACSIDLPGHGERPAAGAHEPDSSLRVIAQAVSEIDGVVESLADARFGGVFDLDRIAIGGMSMGGIVTLRRLCDPNSFVCAAVEGTTGWLEGLYFPEDRGAPAETNPRWVARHDRDAVARVSAAAHLDGFRPLPLLMLHSQADKMMPFVVAKGFIERLRAHYAKAGADPSIIEVNSWPSTGAPEEHIGFGRFSNDAKNLQTAFFAKHLRAVAPIATDSD from the coding sequence GTGAAAACCACGCCGCCAGAACGCTTCAAGCAATTCCCGCGCGATCTCGCTTCGGCAGCGAGAGTCGATCGGCTCGGCCCCGACGTGCCCGCGGTGCTCGCGCACCCGGATTGGAAGTCGCCGGCGCCTCTAGTGCTGTGGATGCACGGTCGGACGGCGAACAAAGAGCTTGACCCGGGGCGCTTTCTCCGCTGGATTCGCGCCGGGATCGCGGCGTGCTCGATCGATTTGCCCGGCCACGGGGAGCGACCCGCCGCCGGCGCACACGAACCCGATTCGAGCTTGCGGGTCATCGCGCAGGCGGTTTCGGAGATCGATGGCGTCGTCGAGTCTCTCGCCGACGCGAGGTTCGGAGGCGTTTTCGATCTCGACCGCATCGCGATCGGCGGCATGTCGATGGGCGGGATCGTCACGCTGAGACGGCTCTGCGATCCGAACTCGTTTGTGTGCGCCGCGGTCGAGGGGACGACCGGCTGGCTCGAAGGCTTGTATTTTCCGGAAGATCGCGGTGCGCCCGCCGAGACAAACCCTCGCTGGGTGGCGCGCCACGACCGCGATGCGGTCGCGCGGGTGAGTGCCGCGGCACATCTTGACGGTTTTCGTCCGCTCCCCCTGCTGATGCTTCACTCCCAGGCCGACAAGATGATGCCGTTTGTGGTGGCCAAGGGATTCATCGAGCGTCTCCGTGCGCACTATGCGAAAGCGGGAGCGGACCCGTCGATCATCGAGGTGAATTCGTGGCCGAGTACGGGTGCGCCCGAAGAGCACATCGGCTTCGGCCGATTCAGCAACGACGCGAAGAATCTGCAGACCGCGTTTTTTGCGAAACATCTGCGTGCGGTGGCGCCGATCGCGACAGACAGCGACTAA
- a CDS encoding MFS transporter, giving the protein MGQPAESLPTEHPGSRAVATTSVALLLLINLFNYIDRYVLAAVQPLIRAEFFPPGEADEKTADLRMGLLATAFLVSYMVTAPIFGWLADRWKRWAIVGIGVCVWSVASGASGLATMWLAMLLMRVLVGIGEAAYGPTAPTLISDLFPVRRRGAVLAWFYAAIPVGSALGYVLGGQVTQFTTWHWAFLLTLPPGLLLGAVCFFMKDPPRGISDGATHHRASLRDYFVLARTPSYVLAVAGMTAFTFAIGGISFWMPTYLHEHRGQADLTRVNLVFGGITVIAGLSATLIGGWLGDRLRARFSGSYFLVSGGGMLVAFPFFLGSLYAPMPLGYAFIFVAIFFLFLSTGPSNAILANVTHPSIRATGFALSIFLIHAFGDAISPPVIGWVTDLTKTASDPRGDMTLGFLIVGGMILFSGALWIWGAAFLKRDTELAPTRFSGVARSST; this is encoded by the coding sequence ATGGGCCAACCGGCAGAAAGCCTTCCGACCGAGCACCCGGGCTCCCGGGCCGTGGCAACGACCTCGGTGGCTCTTCTCCTGCTCATCAACCTCTTTAACTACATCGATCGGTATGTGCTCGCGGCGGTCCAGCCCCTGATCCGCGCGGAGTTTTTTCCTCCCGGCGAAGCGGACGAGAAAACCGCCGACTTGCGGATGGGTCTGTTGGCGACGGCCTTTCTTGTTTCCTACATGGTGACGGCTCCCATTTTCGGGTGGCTGGCGGATCGCTGGAAGCGCTGGGCCATCGTCGGCATCGGTGTTTGTGTCTGGTCGGTGGCGTCAGGAGCCAGCGGCTTGGCCACGATGTGGCTTGCGATGCTGCTGATGCGAGTGCTGGTCGGAATCGGGGAAGCCGCGTACGGGCCGACGGCCCCGACCTTGATCTCCGATCTGTTTCCGGTGAGGCGCCGCGGCGCCGTGTTGGCGTGGTTCTATGCCGCAATCCCGGTCGGAAGCGCGCTCGGATACGTCTTGGGCGGACAGGTGACGCAGTTCACCACATGGCACTGGGCGTTTCTGCTCACGCTCCCCCCCGGCTTGCTGCTGGGTGCGGTTTGCTTTTTCATGAAAGATCCGCCGCGCGGCATTTCCGACGGCGCGACACATCACCGGGCGAGCCTCCGCGATTACTTCGTGCTCGCGCGAACGCCTTCCTATGTCCTCGCGGTTGCAGGAATGACCGCATTCACGTTCGCCATCGGCGGCATCTCCTTCTGGATGCCGACCTACCTCCACGAGCACAGAGGGCAAGCCGACCTCACGAGGGTGAATCTGGTCTTTGGCGGCATCACCGTGATCGCGGGTTTGAGCGCCACGCTCATCGGCGGCTGGCTCGGAGACCGTCTGCGCGCCCGTTTCAGCGGTTCCTACTTCCTGGTTTCCGGGGGCGGAATGCTCGTCGCCTTTCCTTTCTTCCTCGGGTCGCTCTACGCCCCCATGCCCCTCGGATACGCCTTCATCTTCGTGGCTATTTTCTTTCTCTTTCTTTCTACCGGTCCCAGCAACGCGATTCTGGCCAACGTCACGCACCCATCGATCCGCGCCACCGGATTCGCGCTGTCCATTTTCCTGATTCACGCTTTCGGCGATGCGATCAGCCCGCCGGTCATCGGCTGGGTGACCGACCTGACCAAGACCGCCTCGGACCCGCGGGGTGACATGACGCTCGGGTTTCTGATCGTCGGCGGGATGATTCTCTTTTCCGGCGCGCTCTGGATCTGGGGCGCCGCGTTTCTCAAGCGCGATACCGAGCTCGCCCCGACTCGATTCTCCGGCGTTGCGCGCTCTTCGACCTAA
- a CDS encoding prepilin-type N-terminal cleavage/methylation domain-containing protein, whose amino-acid sequence MHINRNQTSWRAHGYTLIEVLIVVVVLGIAAAVSAPAFKQTGVLQVQSALRTAVSDITELQSDALAMQQSRAIVFDIAKNSYTMCRVPGTSVDTTIDAIETRQIGGSLYGNAIIKNVNFNNSQTLIFDELGAPVASAGSNTPAADGSFEIIGSGQTYKITVQGYTGRVTVTKTAGD is encoded by the coding sequence ATGCACATCAACCGCAATCAAACTTCCTGGCGCGCCCACGGCTACACCTTGATCGAGGTGCTGATCGTCGTGGTCGTTCTCGGGATTGCCGCGGCGGTTTCGGCGCCGGCGTTCAAGCAGACCGGCGTGCTGCAGGTGCAGTCGGCGCTGCGGACGGCGGTTTCGGACATCACCGAGCTTCAGTCTGATGCGCTCGCGATGCAGCAGAGCCGGGCGATCGTGTTTGATATCGCCAAGAACTCGTACACGATGTGCCGCGTCCCTGGGACGAGCGTGGACACGACGATCGACGCGATCGAGACGAGGCAGATCGGCGGCTCGCTCTACGGCAACGCGATCATCAAGAACGTCAACTTCAACAACAGCCAGACGCTGATCTTCGACGAGCTGGGCGCGCCGGTCGCATCGGCCGGCAGCAACACGCCGGCGGCGGACGGTTCGTTCGAGATCATCGGATCGGGCCAGACGTACAAGATCACGGTTCAGGGTTACACCGGGCGTGTGACGGTGACCAAGACGGCGGGGGATTGA
- the trpB gene encoding tryptophan synthase subunit beta, whose amino-acid sequence MSTFQAEPKPAPPKLSDEPSPDGRYGAFGGRYVPETLMAALAQLEEVYESARNDRAFWDELRALFATLVGRPTPLYKASRLTAHAAQISRQKGNNGQAATIWLKREDLAHTGAHKINNTLGQGLLTRRMGKKRIIAETGAGQHGVASATAAAHLGLECDVYMGSEDVRRQRLNVIRMRMLGARVIEVDSGSRTLKDATNEAMRDWMGSVEGTHYIIGSVVGPHPFPMIVRDFQSIIGTEAKAQCLRYIGRLPDAIVACVGGGSNAAGIFYPFIDDAKVRLIGVEAGGRSSSPGQHAATLSYGSPGVLHGTLSYVLQDQNGQTADVHSCSAGLDYPGVGPEHAFWKDTGRVSYTAATDEQALDSFTLLARTEGIIPALETSHAIWEAVRLASTMSSEQHIVVCSSGRGDKDVEEASRLLSQAREGH is encoded by the coding sequence ATGTCGACGTTTCAAGCCGAGCCCAAGCCCGCGCCGCCCAAACTGAGCGACGAGCCGTCACCCGACGGTCGATACGGCGCCTTTGGCGGCAGGTATGTTCCCGAAACCCTGATGGCGGCGCTGGCACAGCTCGAAGAGGTGTACGAATCGGCCAGGAACGACCGGGCTTTTTGGGATGAATTGCGGGCGCTGTTCGCCACGCTGGTCGGCCGGCCCACGCCGCTCTACAAGGCGAGCCGGCTCACGGCGCACGCGGCGCAGATTTCTCGCCAGAAGGGAAACAACGGACAGGCCGCGACCATCTGGCTCAAGCGCGAAGACCTGGCCCACACCGGCGCTCACAAAATAAACAACACGCTCGGGCAAGGCCTTCTGACCCGTCGCATGGGAAAGAAGCGCATCATCGCTGAAACCGGGGCGGGCCAGCATGGAGTGGCTTCGGCGACGGCCGCCGCTCACCTCGGTCTCGAATGCGATGTCTACATGGGCAGCGAAGACGTTCGGCGCCAAAGACTCAATGTCATCCGGATGCGCATGCTCGGCGCTCGGGTGATTGAAGTCGATTCCGGATCACGAACGCTGAAGGACGCCACCAACGAGGCGATGCGCGATTGGATGGGCTCGGTCGAAGGAACGCACTACATCATCGGGTCGGTCGTCGGCCCTCATCCCTTCCCGATGATTGTTCGCGATTTTCAGTCGATTATCGGCACGGAAGCCAAGGCGCAGTGCCTCCGCTACATCGGCCGATTGCCCGACGCCATCGTCGCCTGTGTGGGAGGCGGCTCGAACGCCGCGGGCATTTTCTACCCGTTCATCGACGACGCCAAGGTGCGACTGATCGGCGTGGAAGCGGGGGGGCGATCATCTTCGCCGGGTCAGCACGCCGCGACGCTTTCATACGGTTCCCCCGGCGTCCTGCACGGAACTCTCTCCTATGTCCTTCAGGATCAGAACGGGCAGACGGCGGACGTGCACTCCTGTTCGGCGGGTCTCGACTATCCGGGGGTCGGTCCCGAGCATGCGTTCTGGAAGGACACGGGCCGGGTTTCCTACACCGCGGCAACCGACGAACAGGCTCTGGATTCATTCACGCTTCTCGCCCGCACGGAAGGGATCATCCCCGCGCTCGAAACCTCGCACGCAATATGGGAAGCGGTGCGCCTCGCATCGACGATGAGCAGCGAGCAGCACATTGTTGTCTGCAGTTCGGGTCGCGGAGACAAGGATGTCGAGGAAGCTTCTCGTCTGCTTTCGCAAGCGCGCGAAGGGCATTGA